One window of the Camelus dromedarius isolate mCamDro1 chromosome 15, mCamDro1.pat, whole genome shotgun sequence genome contains the following:
- the NAT8 gene encoding LOW QUALITY PROTEIN: N-acetyltransferase 8 (The sequence of the model RefSeq protein was modified relative to this genomic sequence to represent the inferred CDS: inserted 2 bases in 1 codon) translates to MAPYHIRKYRESDRKRVVAVFSEGMTEHTPTAFRHILKLPQTLVLLLGGPFALFLVSGSWVLALMASLGLLAALTFLAKYPWIQCKVMSLHTDMSDISKSYFSESGSCFWVAESEGQVVGMVGALPVKKHAVRKEQLELFHLWXASEHRGQGIAKALVRAVLQFARDQGYREVVLSTSALQYSALALYQRVGFQKTGQFFFSMIYRLVALPCFQFTYRLPSAQISEALGQAGGL, encoded by the exons ATGGCTCCTTACCACATCCGCAAATACAGGGAAAGTGACCGCAAACGGGTCGTGGCCGTGTTCTCCGAAGGGATGACTGAGCACACCCCCACTGCCTTCCGCCACATCCTGAAGCTGCCCCAAACCCTTGTGCTCTTGCTTGGAGGGCCCTTCGCCCTATTCCTGGTCTCTGGCTCCTGGGTCCTGGCCCTCATGGCCAGCCTCGGCCTCCTAGCTGCCCTGACGTTCCTTGCCAAATACCCTTGGATCCAGTGTAAAGTCATGTCTTTGCACACGGACATGTCTGACATCAGCAAATCCTACTTCAGTGAGAGTGGCTCCTGCTTCTGGGTGGCGGAGTCCGAGGGGCAGGTGGTGGGCATGGTGGGAGCACTGCCTGTCAAGAAGCACGCCGTGCGAAAGGAGCAGTTGGAGCTGTTTCACCTGTG GGCCTCGGAGCACCGCGGTCAGGGGATCGCAAAAGCACTGGTCAGGGCGGTCCTGCAGTTCGCACGGGACCAGGGCTACCGTGAAGTGGTCCTCAGCACCAGTGCGCTGCAGTACTCCGCCCTGGCCCTCTACCAGCGCGTGGGCTTCCAGAAGACGGGCCAGTTCTTCTTCTCCATGATCTACAGGCTAGTCGCTCTCCCTTGCTTCCAGTTTACCTACCGCCTCCCCTCTGCTCAGATCTCTGAGGCactggggcaggcagggggccTGTGA
- the LOC105104010 gene encoding LOW QUALITY PROTEIN: surfeit locus protein 2 (The sequence of the model RefSeq protein was modified relative to this genomic sequence to represent the inferred CDS: inserted 2 bases in 2 codons; deleted 1 base in 1 codon): MGEPPRDVRAFPREHRSLRPEPRXRCSATGPELPCRLSELQVYTRGKKYRRLARASPAFDYAEFEPHIVPSTKNPHQLLCKLTLRHIRKXPEHVLGHTQGRRYQGALQKYECQKQGVEYVPACLLHKRRRREDQRDGGGPPRPREAFWEPASSDDGAAPSDTDDSMTDLYPPELFTKKDLAGTEHGDSTNDFQTHNEDETPRCLREKGLGDRAEGEVDRELVLKRGKKQSSSLKKKFKSPHRKPKRFSSFKQSG, from the exons ATGGGCGAGCCGCCGCGGGACGTGCGGGCCTTCCCGCGCGAGCACCGGAGCCTGCGCCCGGAGCCCC GCAGGTGCTCTGCGACGGGCCCCGAGCTGCCCTGCCGCCTGTCCGAGCTCCAGGTCTACACCCGCGGCAAGAAGTACCGGCGGCTGGCCCGCGCCTCCCCCGCCTTCGACTAC GCGGAGTTCGAGCCGCACATAGTGCCCAGCACGAAGAATCCGCACCAGCTGTTGTGCAAACTCACCCTGCGGCACATCCGCA TCCCGGAGCACGTGCTGGGGCACACCCAGGGCCGGCGGTACCAGGGGGCTCTGCAGAAATACGAGTGTCAGAAGCAGGGTGTGGAGTACGTGCCCGCCTGCCTCCTGcacaaaaggaggaggagggaggaccaGCGGGATGGGGGCGGGCCGCCTCGCCCTAGAGAAGCCTTCTGGGAACCCGCGTCCAGTGATGATGGCGCAGCCCCAAGTGACACTGACGACAGCATGACAGACCTGTACCCACCCGAGCTGTTTACCAAAAAGGACCTGGCAGGGACTGAGCACGGGGACAGCACCAATGACTTTCAGACGCATAATGAGGATGAGACGCCAAGGTGCCTGAGAGAGAAGGGCCTTGGAGACAGAGCAGAGGGGGAAGTGGACCGGGAACTGGTCCTCAAGCGCGGGAAGAAGCAGTCCAGCTCATTGAAAAAGAAGTTCAAGAGTCCTCACCGCAAACCTAAGCGCTTCAGCTCTTTCAAACAGTCGGGTTAA